One Platichthys flesus chromosome 14, fPlaFle2.1, whole genome shotgun sequence genomic region harbors:
- the rgs18 gene encoding regulator of G-protein signaling 18 yields METLLFLFPQFNYMAPKEEAYFKMLSPEHLQAPKMKDDSSRQKDKERKSRLSLFLTKSGSHENVSPHKKTNPTASNISPEAALQWSDSFEELLKHSDGVETFGQFLRTEFSEENIQFWLACEEFKTIDSETKLLSKAKCIYTVFIESEAPKEVNIDYNTKMAIKKDMAQPTKSCFEAAQMKVYSLMKKDSYPRFLHSDIYMRLTRQRGPGANMFRRRSRSCVFNERGEVTTEPSSWQL; encoded by the exons ATGGAGACActtctttttctatttcctcAATTCAACTACATGGCCCCAAAGGAGGAAGCATATTTCAAAATGCTTAGTCCAGAGCACTTGCAGGCACCAAAGATGAAGGACGATTCAAGCAG acagaaagacaaggagaggaagagtCGACTAAGCCTTTTTCTCACCAAGTCGGGCTCCCATGAAAACGTCAGTCCCCATAAAAAGACAAATCCGACGGCCAGCAA cATCTCACCAGAGGCAGCTTTGCAGTGGAGCGACTCCTTTGAAGAACTGCTGAAGCACTCGG ATGGGGTGGAAACCTTCGGCCAGTTCCTCAGGACAGAGTTCAGTGAGGAGAACATTCAGTTCTGGTTGGCCTGTGAAGAATTCAAGACCATTGATTCTGAAACAAAGCTGCTGTCTAAAgccaaatgtatttatacagtatttattgaATCGGAAGCCCCTAAAGAG GTCAACATTGACTACAACACCAAGATGGCCATCAAGAAGGACATGGCACAGCCCACCAAGAGCTGTTTTGAAGCCGCACAGATGAAAGTCTACAGCCTGATGAAAAAGGACTCCTACCCTCGGTTCCTGCACTCTGACATTTATATGCGTCTCACCAGGCAGAGAGGCCCCGGGGCCAACATGTTTCGCAGAAGGTCACGCTCCTGTGTATTCAATGAGCGAGGCGAGGTCACCACTGAACCCTCGTCCTGGCAGCTGTAA